In Candidatus Sedimenticola sp. (ex Thyasira tokunagai), the following proteins share a genomic window:
- a CDS encoding transporter associated domain-containing protein yields MFAFNDLTVADVMTSRHKIFALDEEMTIKEALPKIVEVGFSRVPIYHGSIENISHIVHWHNIAAAITNNQIDKPLKEVGIDPIFVPLSQPIDRLFADLQRQKRHLTIVVDEHGALRGLATMENLLEELVGEIYDESDKERSPGIKTVDDNSIEVDGGVELGVIKGFFKTDLRGKNSDSVSRWIVHDIERIPGTNECFEIDGLTVEIKQASGRCIHKVKILSTSTRG; encoded by the coding sequence GTGTTTGCTTTTAATGATTTGACAGTAGCGGATGTGATGACCAGTCGTCATAAAATATTTGCCCTGGATGAAGAAATGACCATTAAGGAGGCCTTGCCTAAAATTGTGGAAGTTGGGTTTTCCCGTGTGCCTATCTATCATGGGTCCATTGAGAATATTTCTCATATTGTTCATTGGCATAATATTGCTGCTGCCATTACCAATAATCAAATAGACAAGCCTCTAAAGGAGGTTGGCATCGATCCGATTTTTGTGCCACTCAGCCAACCTATTGATCGCCTGTTTGCCGATCTTCAGCGCCAGAAACGCCATCTGACTATTGTAGTGGATGAGCATGGTGCTCTGAGAGGTTTGGCTACGATGGAAAACCTGCTGGAGGAACTGGTGGGTGAAATATATGATGAGTCAGATAAGGAGCGCTCTCCAGGAATCAAGACAGTGGATGATAATAGCATTGAGGTGGATGGGGGCGTGGAGTTAGGCGTGATTAAAGGCTTTTTTAAAACTGATTTACGGGGGAAAAATTCAGATAGTGTTAGTCGTTGGATTGTACATGATATTGAAAGAATCCCTGGAACCAACGAGTGTTTTGAAATTGATGGTTTAACGGTTGAAATTAAACAAGCATCAGGTCGTTGCATCCACAAAGTAAAAATTCTAAGCACTTCAACAAGGGGTTGA